One window of the Bacteroidia bacterium genome contains the following:
- a CDS encoding RNA methyltransferase encodes MDERKAYALYLSQFISEKRFALMNKVLNDRTNHITVVLEDIYQTQNTSAVLRTCDCMGIQTVHIVENKNKFDLNPDVELGSAQWLQLHRYRGKDNNTADCLNQLKQQGYRIVATTPHTRSCRIDQLPLNGKLALVFGTEKEGISPIVHEMADEFVVIPMHGFTESYNISVSAALSLYELTKQLRQSDLNWSLPEDEKAELLIHWIKQGLNRPELIEKDYFEKLAQGRI; translated from the coding sequence AGTCAATTTATTTCCGAAAAGCGTTTTGCCTTAATGAATAAGGTCTTAAACGATAGAACCAACCATATTACGGTGGTTTTAGAAGATATTTACCAAACTCAAAATACTTCGGCTGTTTTGCGAACCTGCGATTGTATGGGAATACAAACCGTGCACATTGTAGAAAACAAAAATAAATTCGACCTTAATCCTGATGTGGAACTAGGTTCGGCTCAATGGCTTCAATTGCACCGTTATCGGGGTAAGGATAACAATACTGCTGATTGCCTAAATCAACTTAAGCAGCAAGGTTATCGCATTGTTGCTACCACTCCGCATACCCGAAGTTGCCGAATAGATCAATTGCCTTTGAATGGCAAATTAGCCTTAGTTTTTGGAACTGAAAAGGAAGGAATTAGTCCTATTGTTCATGAAATGGCTGATGAGTTTGTGGTTATTCCTATGCATGGATTTACCGAAAGCTACAATATTTCAGTTAGTGCCGCTTTAAGTTTGTACGAATTAACCAAACAATTGAGGCAATCGGACCTGAATTGGTCATTGCCCGAAGATGAAAAAGCCGAACTATTGATTCATTGGATTAAACAAGGATTAAACCGTCCGGAATTAATAGAAAAGGATTATTTTGAAAAATTAGCCCAAGGCAGAATTTAG